The following coding sequences lie in one Chryseobacterium shigense genomic window:
- a CDS encoding 2'-5' RNA ligase family protein encodes MKKMYFIAIYPPQEIIDEVKVFKKDLALNYENSKALKNDAHITLFPPFSRDIDLESDIYIAFQKINTEISPFEILLNGFGSFPNPKSPVIFVQPEMNENLNLLHQKVGQYFNFIKYSFSPHMTVGYRDLSFDNYLKAWDVYRNKTYKTKFLVDKILLLRHDGKWVPIAEKYLQ; translated from the coding sequence ATGAAAAAAATGTACTTCATTGCGATCTATCCTCCTCAGGAAATCATTGACGAGGTTAAGGTATTCAAAAAAGATCTAGCTTTGAATTATGAAAATTCAAAGGCATTAAAAAATGATGCTCACATTACTTTGTTTCCCCCATTTTCCAGAGATATTGATCTTGAAAGTGACATTTATATTGCTTTTCAAAAAATTAATACGGAAATTTCTCCTTTTGAGATATTGCTGAATGGCTTTGGAAGTTTTCCCAATCCAAAAAGTCCGGTCATTTTTGTACAGCCTGAGATGAATGAGAATCTGAATTTACTCCATCAAAAAGTAGGGCAATATTTCAATTTCATTAAATACTCTTTTTCCCCTCACATGACAGTTGGATACAGGGATCTTAGTTTTGATAATTATCTGAAAGCATGGGATGTTTACAGGAACAAAACATATAAAACTAAATTTTTAGTCGATAAAATTCTGCTTCTGCGTCATGATGGGAAATGGGTTCCGATTGCTGAAAAGTATTTACAATAA
- a CDS encoding serine hydrolase domain-containing protein — MIKNILTTFAFIFILASSVSCKNELITVSKSVDKKEIIDSTITAFQKTILEQQIDSVFKKYNFNGSIAVFKDSLELYRKENGYSDFKNKVKIDSNTVFAIGSVSKQFTAALILLQMEQGKLNVTDKASKYLKSFQTKEYENITIHQLLNHTSGLNTFGGKLMFKSGSDFFYSNDGFNALGQIVEAVSGKSYDENATELFKKAGMKNSSTGNIFKGTEFASAYLGNPSRFSIVPDMPKRLGSKDIGTPAGGILSTIDDLRIWNNAVYGGKVLKPETLKQFVSKSSERHHAILGKMGYGYGIMINTGSPESYFHSGYVKGSPSLNIYYPQTKTSVIILSNIADEEKGKSWAFRPHVEVKKITDNLENTLLQLRTKH, encoded by the coding sequence ATGATCAAAAACATCCTCACAACCTTCGCTTTTATATTTATTCTGGCCAGTTCAGTTTCATGTAAAAACGAACTGATTACCGTTTCTAAATCCGTTGATAAAAAAGAGATTATTGACTCCACAATTACTGCCTTCCAGAAAACAATTCTGGAGCAGCAGATTGATTCTGTTTTCAAAAAATATAATTTTAACGGAAGTATTGCCGTATTTAAAGATTCATTAGAATTATACAGAAAAGAAAACGGTTATTCTGATTTTAAAAACAAGGTAAAAATTGACAGCAATACGGTTTTTGCGATAGGCTCAGTAAGCAAACAGTTTACCGCCGCTCTTATTCTTCTTCAGATGGAACAGGGAAAACTGAATGTTACCGATAAGGCATCCAAATACCTGAAATCATTCCAGACCAAAGAATATGAAAATATCACGATTCACCAGCTTTTAAACCATACTTCAGGATTAAATACATTCGGGGGAAAGCTGATGTTTAAAAGCGGGTCGGATTTTTTCTATTCCAATGACGGCTTTAATGCTCTGGGACAAATTGTAGAAGCTGTTTCGGGAAAATCATACGATGAAAATGCCACGGAACTGTTCAAAAAAGCAGGAATGAAAAATTCTTCCACGGGAAATATTTTTAAAGGAACTGAATTTGCCAGCGCTTATTTAGGTAATCCCTCCAGATTCTCAATTGTTCCGGATATGCCCAAACGGCTTGGCAGTAAAGACATAGGAACTCCGGCAGGCGGAATTCTTTCTACTATAGACGATCTCCGCATCTGGAATAATGCTGTTTATGGCGGAAAAGTGCTTAAACCTGAAACTTTGAAGCAGTTTGTTTCCAAAAGTTCTGAAAGGCATCATGCCATTCTGGGAAAAATGGGCTATGGCTATGGGATCATGATTAATACGGGAAGCCCTGAAAGTTATTTTCACAGTGGCTATGTAAAAGGCTCTCCTTCTCTGAATATCTATTATCCGCAAACTAAAACTTCAGTTATTATTCTCTCTAATATTGCTGATGAGGAAAAAGGCAAGAGTTGGGCTTTCAGACCGCATGTGGAAGTTAAAAAGATTACGGATAACCTGGAAAACACCTTATTACAACTTAGAACAAAGCATTAA
- a CDS encoding carbohydrate-binding domain-containing protein: MRKHIYILIAVLLSFGLKAQSNIIVYNSGNTMYASPTPAVDSIKFDTNYARLNISGSTTSLDLPKSTVDSLTFSPTAVSLTKIYIIYKGSENATIINPYSAQGVNITATGGTVNVVSTATINNLEYNLLGTSTTGSLTMSSALPANFVMNNLNITNTSGPAINITGGQTHTFTIQAGTTNSLADGSSSTKNGTLQTDGKIIFAGTGTLNITGIKKHGVSTSAGIEVQSGNIKVISAASDGFHSEGYVMSNGTVNITATGDAIDAGDTAISISGGSVTTALASADVKAIKTGTSTIGISGGTFNLTLTGAQSKAISAKGNITFDGGNITANLSGAAVLTASGSGYDPSYSTAIKTDANVIVNGGTFNLSLASTANGGKGISSGQNITINNGNITITAAGNGATYTNTTGVLDSYSSSAITADGNLLINAGSVTTTSSGTGGKGLKADGTVTIGSTTGNPVLLIKTTGARFLVSGTDYSHPKTLVAAGAITINNGNNTFNSTDDGIHSDASVTINGGNNTVSAISATSGVGEGVEAPIITLAGGVNNITASNDGINATYGTVSGGTEANDNSQLYITGGIHIVAGSDAIDSNGNITITGGTTIVNGPTSQPEEGIDYNGTFLMNGGLLISAGSNSNMTKAMGAASTQVGMYLKSSTQLATTSMLHIENAAGTEMVTFKPKNGVYYFHFSSPNLAKNVSYKVYFGGSYTGGSYVGGTSGWGLYTGGTYSTSGGTLKSTFTTSATNTVNTVSF; the protein is encoded by the coding sequence ATGAGAAAGCATATTTATATTTTAATCGCAGTTCTTTTATCCTTCGGATTAAAAGCACAAAGCAATATCATTGTTTACAATTCCGGCAATACGATGTATGCTTCTCCTACTCCTGCCGTGGACAGTATAAAATTTGATACAAACTATGCCAGACTCAACATCAGCGGAAGCACGACAAGCCTGGATCTGCCGAAGAGCACAGTTGATAGTTTGACATTCTCTCCTACTGCCGTCAGCTTAACTAAAATTTACATTATTTATAAAGGTTCAGAAAATGCCACGATTATTAATCCTTATTCTGCTCAGGGAGTAAATATTACAGCAACAGGCGGAACAGTGAATGTTGTTTCCACAGCTACGATCAATAATCTGGAATACAATTTATTGGGAACAAGCACAACAGGAAGCCTTACCATGAGTTCTGCACTTCCTGCAAATTTTGTGATGAACAACCTTAATATTACAAACACTTCCGGACCTGCAATTAATATCACAGGTGGTCAAACGCATACTTTTACTATTCAGGCAGGTACAACAAATTCGTTGGCAGATGGCTCTTCAAGTACAAAAAATGGAACATTGCAAACCGATGGGAAAATAATTTTTGCAGGAACAGGAACCTTAAATATTACAGGAATAAAAAAACACGGTGTTTCCACTTCGGCAGGAATTGAAGTTCAAAGTGGAAATATCAAAGTAATATCTGCCGCATCAGACGGTTTCCATTCGGAAGGCTATGTGATGAGCAACGGAACGGTAAACATTACCGCAACCGGAGATGCAATAGATGCCGGGGATACCGCTATTTCAATTTCAGGAGGAAGTGTGACAACAGCTTTAGCTTCAGCTGATGTCAAAGCCATTAAAACCGGAACTTCTACTATTGGAATTTCAGGAGGAACTTTCAACTTAACATTGACAGGGGCGCAGTCAAAAGCAATCAGTGCAAAAGGAAATATTACTTTTGACGGTGGAAATATTACAGCCAACCTTTCGGGAGCAGCAGTTCTTACGGCTTCAGGAAGCGGCTACGATCCATCCTACTCTACCGCCATTAAGACTGATGCAAACGTTATTGTAAACGGAGGAACCTTTAATCTTTCCTTAGCCTCAACAGCGAATGGAGGAAAAGGAATTTCATCCGGACAAAATATTACCATCAACAACGGAAACATTACCATCACAGCTGCAGGAAACGGTGCAACCTATACCAATACAACAGGAGTACTGGATTCTTATTCCTCTTCTGCAATAACAGCGGACGGAAATCTTCTGATCAACGCAGGTTCTGTAACAACAACAAGTTCAGGAACAGGCGGAAAAGGCCTGAAGGCCGATGGAACGGTAACGATTGGAAGCACAACAGGAAATCCGGTTCTATTAATTAAAACAACAGGAGCGAGATTCTTGGTTTCCGGAACAGATTACAGTCACCCCAAAACTTTAGTTGCAGCCGGAGCAATTACTATTAACAATGGGAATAACACGTTCAATTCCACAGATGATGGAATTCATTCCGATGCATCTGTTACAATAAACGGAGGAAACAATACCGTTTCGGCGATCTCCGCAACCTCAGGAGTCGGTGAAGGTGTAGAGGCTCCGATCATTACCCTGGCAGGCGGAGTCAACAACATCACCGCATCCAATGACGGAATTAACGCAACATACGGGACCGTTTCAGGAGGAACAGAAGCCAATGACAACAGCCAACTGTACATTACGGGAGGAATACACATCGTTGCCGGAAGTGATGCCATCGACAGTAACGGAAATATCACCATTACAGGCGGAACTACCATTGTAAACGGACCTACCAGCCAGCCTGAAGAAGGAATCGATTATAACGGAACTTTCCTGATGAACGGCGGGCTTTTAATCTCTGCAGGGTCCAATTCAAATATGACAAAAGCAATGGGTGCAGCTTCCACACAGGTTGGAATGTATTTGAAGTCAAGCACACAGCTGGCAACAACTTCAATGCTGCATATTGAAAATGCGGCAGGAACAGAAATGGTAACTTTCAAGCCTAAAAATGGGGTATATTATTTCCACTTTTCCAGTCCCAATCTGGCAAAAAATGTTTCTTACAAAGTATATTTCGGAGGAAGTTATACAGGCGGAAGCTATGTTGGAGGAACTTCAGGATGGGGACTGTACACCGGAGGAACCTATTCAACTTCAGGAGGAACTTTAAAAAGTACTTTTACAACATCAGCAACCAATACCGTAAATACTGTTTCATTTTAA
- a CDS encoding T9SS type A sorting domain-containing protein: MRIIKFFTKTLFLFLLLFAVFSFAQTTIKITYYTGPTQNYTIDTSGKLYFSGSNLLVKTTNTASDVSIPTNIIRKITFSSTVLATQEIGTNKDQIRLYPNPSTDFIRISSDKKEALKVKIYSAEGKLVLNGTYNPNDDINISSFREGFYLVQVNNTTLKLIKK, from the coding sequence ATGAGAATAATAAAATTTTTCACCAAAACCCTGTTTTTGTTTTTATTATTGTTTGCTGTATTTTCCTTTGCACAGACAACCATAAAGATCACTTATTACACAGGCCCGACACAGAACTACACAATCGATACCAGCGGGAAACTCTATTTTTCGGGAAGTAATCTGCTTGTAAAAACTACAAACACTGCATCTGATGTTTCTATCCCGACTAATATTATCCGAAAAATTACTTTTTCTTCTACAGTTTTGGCAACTCAGGAAATCGGGACGAATAAAGATCAGATCAGGCTGTATCCAAATCCATCCACAGATTTTATCCGGATTAGTTCCGATAAAAAAGAAGCATTGAAAGTAAAAATATATTCAGCCGAAGGAAAACTTGTCCTTAATGGAACCTACAATCCTAATGACGATATTAATATCAGCAGTTTCAGGGAAGGATTTTATTTGGTGCAGGTCAACAATACAACTTTAAAACTGATCAAAAAATGA
- a CDS encoding diphthine--ammonia ligase, protein MKPKAIFNWSSGKDSALALFKILKEDQFEVTSLLTSINEEFQRISMHGVHVSLLEKQADSLGFSLIKIEIPKEPSMEQYREIMIRTMREIQLQGVTHSIFGDIFLEDLRKYREEQLKAVGMEAVFPLWKQDTSDLIYEFLDLGFKTIVTCVNEAYLDNSFAGRIIDQDFINDLPKNVDPCGENGEFHTFTFGGPIFREPILFDIGETVKKTYPKPKSGPEDEEGEYVFWFCDLIPK, encoded by the coding sequence ATGAAACCAAAAGCCATCTTCAACTGGAGCAGCGGAAAAGATTCTGCCCTCGCTCTATTCAAAATTCTAAAGGAAGACCAATTTGAAGTTACTTCTTTACTGACAAGCATTAACGAAGAGTTTCAACGGATTTCTATGCATGGCGTTCACGTTTCATTACTGGAAAAACAGGCTGACAGTTTAGGTTTCAGCCTGATTAAAATAGAGATCCCAAAAGAACCATCGATGGAACAGTATCGGGAAATTATGATCCGTACCATGCGTGAAATACAATTGCAGGGTGTTACCCATTCAATTTTTGGGGATATTTTCCTGGAAGATCTCAGGAAATACCGTGAAGAACAGCTCAAAGCTGTCGGAATGGAAGCCGTTTTCCCTTTGTGGAAACAGGATACTTCAGACCTCATCTATGAATTTCTGGATCTCGGATTCAAAACGATCGTCACTTGTGTGAATGAAGCTTACCTGGACAATAGTTTTGCCGGAAGAATTATTGATCAGGATTTCATCAATGATCTTCCGAAAAATGTTGATCCGTGTGGAGAAAATGGGGAATTTCACACATTTACATTTGGTGGCCCCATCTTTAGAGAACCTATTCTATTTGATATCGGAGAAACCGTAAAAAAAACCTATCCCAAACCGAAATCAGGTCCGGAGGATGAAGAAGGAGAATATGTTTTCTGGTTTTGTGATTTGATTCCAAAATAA
- a CDS encoding methylmalonyl-CoA mutase family protein produces METQKYTPTNKVRIVTAASLFDGHDAAINIMRRVIQGTGCEVIHLGHDKSAEEVVNTAIQEDANAIALTSYQGGHNEYFKYIYDLLREKNSPQIKIFGGGGGVILPEEISDLMDYGIDRIYSPDDGRELGLQGMIDDLVKRSDFATGKEATANDLDAISFENATSIAKIISAVENFSEEKPELVKAIDEKSKDLNIPIIGITGTGGAGKSSLTDELVRRFIRSNPDKKIAIISIDPSKKKTGGALLGDRIRMNAINDPRVYMRSMATRENNVSVSPFIHSALNVLKLAHPDVIILETSGIGQSGSEVSDFADVSMYVMTPEYGASTQLEKIDMLDYADLVALNKSDKRGALDALQAVRKQFQRNHLLWEQPLDEMPVYATKASQFNDHGTTELYNRLISKVNDKFSGLDLKTFAEQEITDEVTIIPPKRVRYLSEIVENNRIYDENIEKQAELARKMYHIDGVKKIISNEALDAEYQKAEKELQQENIDFLKTWDDTKKAFHEEFYSYFVRGKEIKVETSTESLSHLRIPKIALPKYNDWGDLIKWKGQENLPGGFPYTAGIYPFKRTGEDPTRMFAGEGGPERTNRRFHYVSAEMPAKRLSTAFDSVTLYGQDPALPPDIYGKIGNAGVSIATLDDAKKLYSGFDLVNALTSVSMTINGPAPMLLAFFMNAAIDQNVEKYIAENGLESKVEAVLKAKFDDKGLARPKYNGELPPSNNGLGLKLLGITGDEVIPADAYAEIKAKTIATVRGTVQADILKEDQAQNTCIFSTEFALRLMGDVQEYFIKEKVRNFYSVSISGYHIAEAGANPVSQLAFTLANGFTYVEYYLSRGMDINDFAPNLSFFFSNGIDPEYSVIGRVARRIWAKAMKMKYGADERSQMLKYHIQTSGRSLHAQEIDFNDIRTTLQALYAIYDNCNSLHTNAYDEAITTPTEESVRRAMAIQLIINKELGLAKNENPLQGSFIIEELTDLVEEAVYAEFDRITERGGVLGAMETMYQRSKIQEESMHYEWLKHTGEYPIIGVNTFLGKDGSPTVRPGEVIRSTEEEKQAQIENLHNFQQSNDDKSAEALKQLQHAAINQQNLFAVMMDAVKYCSLGQITNALFEVGGKYRRNM; encoded by the coding sequence ATGGAAACCCAAAAATATACTCCAACCAACAAAGTAAGAATCGTAACAGCGGCGTCATTATTTGACGGACACGATGCTGCGATCAATATCATGCGCCGCGTGATTCAGGGAACAGGATGTGAAGTGATCCACCTTGGCCACGACAAGTCAGCAGAAGAAGTTGTTAACACAGCGATTCAGGAAGATGCCAATGCTATTGCGCTCACCTCATATCAAGGCGGCCACAATGAATATTTTAAATATATCTATGATCTTTTAAGAGAAAAAAACTCACCACAGATCAAAATTTTCGGTGGCGGTGGCGGAGTAATCCTGCCTGAGGAAATTTCTGATCTGATGGATTACGGGATCGACAGAATCTATTCTCCGGATGACGGCCGCGAACTTGGCCTTCAGGGAATGATTGATGATCTGGTGAAAAGATCAGATTTTGCAACTGGAAAGGAAGCTACAGCAAACGATTTGGATGCCATCAGCTTTGAAAACGCTACAAGTATTGCAAAAATCATTTCAGCCGTTGAAAACTTTTCAGAGGAAAAACCTGAATTAGTAAAGGCAATTGACGAAAAATCAAAAGATTTAAATATTCCTATCATTGGTATTACAGGTACTGGTGGAGCGGGAAAATCTTCACTTACAGATGAACTGGTAAGACGTTTCATCCGTTCCAATCCTGATAAAAAAATTGCCATTATTTCCATTGACCCTTCCAAAAAGAAAACGGGAGGCGCCCTTTTGGGAGACAGAATCCGTATGAATGCGATCAATGACCCTAGAGTTTATATGCGTTCAATGGCTACCAGAGAAAACAACGTTTCCGTTTCACCGTTCATTCATTCCGCATTGAATGTTTTAAAACTGGCTCATCCGGATGTAATCATTCTGGAAACTTCCGGTATCGGTCAGTCAGGCTCAGAAGTCTCTGATTTTGCAGATGTTTCCATGTATGTGATGACTCCTGAATATGGAGCTTCAACTCAGCTGGAGAAAATCGATATGCTGGATTATGCAGATTTGGTAGCTTTAAATAAATCCGATAAAAGAGGAGCTCTTGATGCACTTCAGGCCGTAAGAAAACAGTTCCAGAGAAACCATTTATTATGGGAGCAACCGTTGGACGAAATGCCGGTTTATGCAACAAAGGCTTCCCAGTTCAATGACCACGGAACCACAGAATTATACAACAGACTGATTTCAAAAGTAAACGATAAGTTTTCAGGCCTGGATTTAAAAACTTTCGCTGAGCAGGAAATCACAGACGAAGTAACCATTATTCCTCCAAAAAGAGTACGTTACCTTTCTGAAATTGTAGAAAACAACAGGATATATGATGAAAACATTGAAAAGCAGGCTGAGCTTGCCAGAAAAATGTATCATATTGACGGCGTAAAAAAAATCATTTCCAATGAAGCTTTAGATGCTGAATATCAGAAGGCTGAAAAAGAGCTTCAACAGGAAAACATCGACTTCCTTAAAACCTGGGATGATACCAAAAAAGCTTTTCACGAAGAATTCTATTCTTATTTTGTAAGAGGAAAAGAAATTAAAGTGGAAACCTCAACAGAATCTTTATCCCATCTCAGAATTCCGAAAATCGCCCTACCTAAATACAACGACTGGGGCGACCTGATCAAATGGAAAGGCCAGGAAAATCTTCCGGGAGGATTCCCTTACACGGCAGGAATTTACCCTTTCAAAAGAACAGGAGAAGACCCTACAAGGATGTTCGCCGGAGAAGGAGGACCGGAAAGAACCAACAGAAGATTCCATTATGTTTCTGCAGAAATGCCTGCAAAACGTTTGTCTACAGCCTTCGACTCTGTAACACTTTATGGTCAGGACCCGGCATTACCACCAGATATCTATGGTAAAATCGGAAATGCAGGGGTTTCTATTGCCACTTTGGATGATGCTAAAAAACTCTATTCAGGATTTGATCTTGTGAATGCGCTGACTTCAGTTTCAATGACCATCAACGGACCGGCTCCAATGCTGTTGGCTTTCTTTATGAATGCAGCCATTGATCAGAATGTTGAAAAATACATTGCCGAAAACGGTCTGGAATCGAAAGTTGAAGCCGTTTTAAAAGCAAAATTTGACGACAAAGGTTTAGCAAGACCAAAATATAACGGAGAACTTCCCCCTTCCAATAATGGCTTAGGCTTAAAACTATTGGGAATCACAGGAGATGAAGTTATTCCTGCAGATGCGTATGCTGAAATTAAGGCTAAAACCATTGCAACCGTTCGCGGAACCGTTCAGGCAGACATTTTAAAGGAAGACCAGGCACAAAACACCTGTATTTTCTCCACTGAATTTGCTTTGAGATTAATGGGTGACGTTCAGGAATATTTCATCAAGGAGAAAGTAAGAAACTTCTACTCAGTATCCATTTCAGGTTATCACATCGCCGAAGCGGGAGCAAATCCGGTTTCCCAGTTGGCATTTACATTGGCAAATGGTTTCACCTATGTGGAATATTACCTGTCAAGAGGAATGGATATCAACGATTTTGCACCGAACCTGTCTTTCTTCTTCTCTAACGGTATCGACCCTGAATATTCAGTGATCGGACGTGTGGCAAGAAGAATCTGGGCAAAAGCAATGAAAATGAAGTACGGAGCAGACGAAAGAAGCCAGATGCTGAAATACCACATCCAGACTTCAGGACGTTCTCTTCACGCTCAGGAAATTGATTTCAACGATATCAGAACGACACTTCAGGCATTGTATGCCATCTACGATAACTGTAATTCCCTTCACACCAATGCTTATGACGAAGCGATTACAACTCCAACTGAGGAATCTGTAAGAAGAGCAATGGCCATTCAGCTGATCATCAACAAAGAATTAGGATTGGCTAAAAACGAAAATCCGCTTCAGGGATCATTCATCATTGAGGAACTGACAGATTTAGTGGAAGAAGCCGTTTACGCAGAATTCGACAGAATTACCGAAAGAGGCGGTGTTCTCGGAGCTATGGAAACCATGTACCAGCGTTCTAAAATCCAGGAAGAATCCATGCATTACGAGTGGCTGAAACACACAGGAGAATATCCGATTATCGGGGTAAATACCTTCTTAGGAAAAGACGGTTCACCAACTGTTCGTCCGGGTGAAGTTATCCGTTCTACCGAAGAAGAAAAGCAGGCTCAGATTGAAAATCTTCATAATTTCCAGCAATCTAATGATGATAAATCTGCTGAAGCTTTAAAACAGTTGCAGCATGCAGCGATCAACCAGCAAAACCTGTTCGCAGTAATGATGGATGCTGTAAAATACTGCTCTCTTGGACAAATCACCAATGCTTTGTTTGAAGTGGGCGGTAAGTACAGAAGAAATATGTAA